A stretch of Pelagicoccus enzymogenes DNA encodes these proteins:
- the rsmG gene encoding 16S rRNA (guanine(527)-N(7))-methyltransferase RsmG, producing the protein MKFDLSIVSKHFPEFTPQQISQFETYAAAIAEWNEKINLISRSDVENLPKRHILHSLAIAKVMAFQPDTTVIDVGTGGGFPGVPLAIAFPETRFLLVDSIGKKIKVVQDCLERLELENAVAIQCRVEQVDRQVDFVVARAVTQLPKFMGWIRKKIKRSGFNDLPNGVLYLKGGDLTEELSSIPEKPQPHPIRSHFDYDEFDQKYVIHVPVKR; encoded by the coding sequence ATGAAATTCGACCTTTCCATCGTCTCAAAGCACTTCCCGGAGTTCACTCCCCAGCAGATCTCCCAATTCGAAACCTACGCCGCCGCCATCGCGGAATGGAACGAGAAGATCAACCTCATCTCCCGCTCCGACGTGGAAAACCTTCCCAAGCGCCACATCCTGCACTCCCTCGCCATCGCCAAGGTCATGGCATTCCAGCCCGACACCACCGTCATCGACGTCGGCACCGGCGGCGGCTTCCCGGGCGTCCCCCTCGCCATCGCCTTCCCCGAAACCCGCTTCCTGCTCGTCGACTCCATCGGCAAGAAGATCAAGGTCGTGCAAGACTGCCTCGAGCGCCTCGAGCTCGAAAACGCCGTCGCCATCCAGTGCCGCGTCGAGCAAGTGGACCGCCAAGTCGACTTCGTCGTAGCCCGGGCCGTCACCCAGCTCCCCAAGTTCATGGGCTGGATCCGCAAGAAGATCAAACGCTCCGGCTTCAACGACCTCCCCAACGGCGTGCTCTACCTCAAGGGCGGCGACCTCACCGAAGAACTCTCCTCCATCCCCGAAAAGCCCCAGCCGCACCCCATCCGCAGCCACTTCGACTACGACGAATTCGACCAAAAATACGTCATCCACGTCCCCGTAAAAAGGTAG
- a CDS encoding DUF3108 domain-containing protein: protein MIFRCVLAGLVLGAGSWGLHAQSPSASLKLGDELERAIYLYEGEANLEEAAHVLEAILEESSLVDSIAAEAKYRLALVYLDQGKRALGMKVLNDLVELYPSESKWVAEAKQVLPKDFVPELTPWADGERTHYDWVLPSGDVIGRSFSTIYSYDWEGRALWRKETRFLLNGHRATVVEFEKDTFETAYSMMSLADAGVTRAWYAEDGLSAKVEYTKSGAERSFDFPSRVYDNEQAVDLLRQLPIEVGYSMSKKIFVTFSGMPVDINFEVVSIEEMDTALGRVECYEVLIDMHVQKQTVYFTADERRILVKMVAGGVEGVLSKLETVDVDQEIGYANREHAWEVSIPGEWGAVEQPKGNDDNEQMVWLADPLVRGKYLAVSELNSAWKSDKELNVGSLIEKGGRNVARHFKGYVLDEAWGRSLTVSGMEGRLSRFSNPEDEAADTVYLYSFVGDAKHYIFQAIIPVDEVEEMLPVFEKIVLSLRIDS, encoded by the coding sequence ATGATATTTCGGTGTGTACTTGCGGGGCTTGTTCTCGGGGCGGGGAGCTGGGGGCTTCATGCCCAGAGCCCTTCGGCCTCCTTGAAGTTGGGGGACGAGCTGGAGCGGGCGATTTACCTCTACGAAGGAGAAGCCAATCTCGAGGAGGCGGCTCACGTGCTGGAGGCCATTTTGGAGGAGAGCTCGCTGGTGGACTCTATCGCGGCGGAGGCCAAGTACCGGCTGGCCTTGGTTTACTTGGACCAGGGAAAGCGGGCTCTGGGCATGAAGGTGCTCAACGATTTGGTGGAGCTTTATCCGAGCGAGTCGAAGTGGGTAGCGGAGGCCAAGCAGGTGTTGCCCAAGGATTTCGTGCCGGAGCTCACTCCTTGGGCGGATGGCGAGCGCACGCACTACGACTGGGTTTTGCCGTCGGGAGACGTTATCGGACGCAGCTTTTCCACGATCTACAGCTACGACTGGGAAGGCAGGGCTCTTTGGCGAAAGGAGACCCGCTTCTTGCTCAATGGGCATCGAGCCACGGTAGTAGAGTTTGAAAAGGATACGTTTGAGACGGCCTACAGCATGATGTCCCTCGCGGATGCGGGGGTGACGCGCGCCTGGTACGCTGAGGACGGTTTGTCGGCGAAAGTCGAATACACGAAATCGGGGGCGGAGCGGAGTTTCGATTTTCCGTCCCGCGTCTACGACAACGAGCAAGCGGTGGACTTGCTGCGGCAGCTCCCGATCGAAGTCGGCTACTCCATGTCCAAGAAAATCTTCGTCACCTTCTCGGGAATGCCGGTCGATATCAATTTCGAGGTGGTCAGCATCGAGGAGATGGATACGGCTCTAGGGCGAGTCGAGTGCTACGAGGTGTTGATCGATATGCATGTGCAGAAGCAGACGGTCTATTTCACAGCTGACGAGCGGAGAATCCTCGTCAAGATGGTCGCGGGCGGCGTTGAAGGTGTGCTGTCGAAACTGGAGACCGTCGATGTCGATCAGGAAATTGGATACGCCAATCGGGAGCACGCTTGGGAGGTATCGATACCCGGGGAGTGGGGTGCTGTCGAGCAGCCGAAGGGCAACGACGACAATGAGCAGATGGTGTGGCTGGCTGATCCGCTGGTGCGGGGTAAGTACTTGGCGGTTTCGGAGCTCAACAGCGCTTGGAAGTCGGACAAGGAGCTGAACGTCGGAAGCTTGATCGAGAAGGGGGGCAGAAACGTGGCTCGCCACTTCAAGGGCTACGTCTTGGACGAGGCCTGGGGGCGTAGCCTGACGGTGAGCGGAATGGAAGGGCGGTTGAGCCGATTCTCCAACCCGGAGGACGAAGCGGCGGATACGGTATATCTGTATTCCTTTGTCGGAGACGCTAAGCACTACATCTTTCAAGCGATTATTCCAGTGGACGAAGTCGAGGAGATGCTGCCTGTGTTCGAAAAGATCGTTCTCAGCTTAAGGATCGATTCGTAG
- a CDS encoding sensor histidine kinase, with product MFGRTGNAKSNVTQASAWVTYALLAVGIISPVVCVVWLVRTAVENENAVVRRLVAEANERRYEDAGELLFELAESLVPTPQNGGVSHLLDSVSAQVPEGESQRARAVLGEARERKATQDALTFQGSLTAYLRDPDLRGLRLRQGRSLGALLIQLGLSQGVEALDSAFLAAADAYVLEHMEAGQLSRQHRYLLRQYAPLSGSAEVARLLERQARVERWIGEAEARGVYPPAAGLHSFAGFVAAREAGSSTVRIFTVEDWREAVAASTEWQELGMALASPAGLGSEGRTLPAPLDFVAIVPLTGIGEVMGDQQSKAVFYLWIGGIVLGLSILSGAAIVVSVRRQASVTQLKDNLVATVTHELKTPVSSIRLLVDTMLDPERREKVDTQEYIELISRENQRLGRLIDNFLSFSRMERSKGSFDIRATSPAGVLTAVEEAFRERFQGQAFDLSIKSSEALPDMAADPDALATVLGNLLENAFKYGGPKRRIELRCEAVAGGIQFEVQDFGKGISKRDQKRIFRKFFQVDHYASGQTGSVGLGLSIVEFIVSKHSGQIELESELGKGSVFKVRIPYA from the coding sequence ATGTTTGGCCGTACTGGTAATGCGAAGTCAAACGTCACTCAGGCCTCGGCCTGGGTGACCTATGCGCTGTTGGCGGTCGGTATTATCAGCCCGGTCGTTTGCGTTGTCTGGCTGGTCAGGACGGCGGTCGAAAACGAAAATGCGGTCGTGCGGCGCTTGGTTGCCGAGGCGAACGAGCGACGGTACGAGGATGCCGGCGAACTGTTGTTCGAGTTGGCTGAGTCGTTGGTGCCGACGCCGCAGAACGGGGGTGTCTCCCATCTTCTGGATTCAGTTTCGGCGCAGGTGCCGGAGGGCGAATCGCAGCGAGCGAGAGCGGTGCTCGGCGAGGCGAGGGAGCGCAAGGCGACGCAGGACGCGCTCACCTTTCAAGGTTCCTTGACCGCTTACCTGCGCGATCCGGACTTGCGTGGACTTCGGTTGCGGCAGGGGCGTTCGTTGGGGGCTTTGCTGATACAGTTGGGCTTGTCGCAGGGAGTTGAGGCCCTCGATTCCGCCTTTCTGGCAGCGGCCGACGCCTACGTACTGGAACATATGGAAGCGGGGCAGCTCAGCCGCCAGCATCGGTATTTGTTGCGGCAATACGCTCCTTTGAGCGGATCCGCTGAAGTTGCAAGGCTCCTGGAGCGCCAAGCTCGGGTGGAGCGCTGGATTGGCGAGGCGGAAGCTCGCGGCGTTTATCCTCCTGCTGCCGGTCTGCATAGCTTTGCCGGATTCGTAGCGGCGCGCGAGGCTGGGAGTTCGACGGTTCGGATCTTCACGGTAGAGGATTGGCGGGAAGCGGTTGCAGCGTCGACGGAATGGCAGGAGCTCGGGATGGCTCTCGCGTCTCCCGCAGGTCTCGGCTCCGAGGGGCGTACCTTGCCGGCGCCGCTCGATTTTGTCGCGATCGTGCCCCTGACGGGGATTGGAGAAGTGATGGGGGATCAACAGAGCAAAGCGGTGTTCTACCTTTGGATCGGAGGGATTGTGTTAGGGCTGTCCATTCTCTCTGGGGCGGCGATCGTGGTTTCGGTGAGGCGTCAGGCTAGCGTCACGCAGCTCAAGGACAATTTGGTCGCGACTGTCACCCACGAGCTCAAGACTCCCGTCTCTTCCATACGTTTGCTGGTCGATACGATGTTGGATCCCGAGCGACGTGAAAAAGTGGATACGCAAGAGTATATCGAGTTGATTTCGCGCGAGAACCAGAGGTTGGGGCGACTTATCGACAACTTCTTGTCGTTCTCCCGGATGGAACGCTCGAAGGGGAGTTTCGATATTCGAGCGACTTCGCCAGCGGGCGTCCTGACCGCGGTAGAGGAAGCGTTTCGGGAGCGTTTCCAGGGACAAGCGTTCGATCTGTCGATCAAAAGCTCGGAGGCCTTGCCAGACATGGCAGCGGATCCCGATGCTTTGGCGACGGTGCTGGGCAACCTCTTGGAAAACGCATTTAAGTACGGAGGTCCGAAGAGGCGAATCGAGCTGCGTTGCGAGGCTGTAGCTGGAGGGATTCAATTTGAAGTGCAGGACTTTGGGAAGGGGATCAGCAAGCGTGACCAGAAGCGAATTTTCAGGAAGTTCTTTCAGGTTGACCACTATGCCTCCGGGCAGACGGGGAGTGTGGGGCTTGGTTTAAGTATTGTTGAGTTTATTGTATCCAAGCACTCCGGACAAATTGAGCTGGAGAGCGAACTTGGAAAAGGAAGCGTTTTTAAAGTGAGGATTCCCTATGCCTAA
- a CDS encoding response regulator transcription factor yields MPKILIVEDDQALARGLQDNFSCEGYEVLYAADGDTGLDLLLEKGPDIALLDVMLPGLDGYSICDAARKEGCDMPIIMLTARGQERDIVRGLELGADDYVVKPFSVRELMARVKAFLRRHRAIEERVFEFGPFRVDRDSMSLSRNGEPVKLTRKEYQLLDYLMTNEGKALSRQGIMNTVWGSSVLVTQRSVDRCVTTLRSKVEDNPSSPKHILTIRDVGYRFQS; encoded by the coding sequence ATGCCTAAGATACTGATTGTGGAAGATGACCAAGCCTTGGCACGTGGCTTGCAGGACAACTTTTCTTGCGAGGGCTACGAGGTCTTGTATGCGGCCGATGGAGACACTGGACTCGACCTGTTGCTCGAGAAGGGGCCGGATATCGCTCTGCTGGACGTCATGCTGCCGGGGCTAGATGGGTATTCTATTTGCGACGCGGCTCGCAAGGAAGGCTGCGACATGCCGATCATCATGTTGACGGCGAGGGGCCAGGAGCGGGACATTGTGCGTGGCTTGGAGCTGGGGGCGGATGACTATGTCGTTAAGCCCTTTTCCGTGCGGGAGTTGATGGCTCGAGTGAAGGCCTTCCTGAGGCGGCACCGAGCGATCGAGGAGCGCGTTTTCGAGTTCGGTCCCTTTCGAGTGGACCGGGACTCTATGAGCCTTAGCCGAAATGGGGAGCCAGTGAAGTTGACCCGCAAGGAATACCAGTTGCTTGACTATTTGATGACGAACGAAGGTAAGGCGCTATCGCGTCAGGGAATCATGAATACGGTTTGGGGGAGCAGTGTCTTGGTGACGCAGCGTAGCGTGGATCGCTGCGTGACGACCTTGAGGTCGAAAGTGGAAGACAATCCTTCGAGTCCCAAGCACATCCTGACGATTCGGGATGTTGGGTATCGTTTCCAGTCCTAG
- a CDS encoding alpha/beta fold hydrolase: MKRSLFTFFCFAMSLGLMLPALSAKKQRKIEKGNSMENLFRPPLIRSMSMSPDGKYAAGIGPIGGVDQEKGLIIYDLDAIKIERSFKWSESFEIYQHGWLDNDSLWFKVATVGRYINGLYRYDIDKGTASPLFGNDAVVSILDPNEETSDPAWAWVQASGSMKPTLVKLNKNGYTTASTRVADNPLILERIPEPTGDIYRWYIDHAHQARGLLRYHEDKLQFSFLGNSNNSWSSLDLDPEDWSIELFHHENNKIYISGYNGEETKGLYLYDLETKQISEPIFRDPYYDFSETARYLTFNDQLLGITYTKATPTTVWLAEEMLGIQNMLDSAIPNRANIIYDWDTKLQRLLVYSFSDTVPPEYLLLDLKEKAIRDISKSAPWLSPDRLSRTEIFHFKTSDGLRLEGYLNRPTSGKAPYPTVALIHGGPWARDFATFDEEAQFLATQGYAVLKINYRGSTGYGKSISHDPEYDFAAMNRDIAEAVRTAINGGIADPDRVAIMGASFGGYAAISGAAFEPDLYRCAITNMGVFDWEEMTKSRKRQRSRYSHKRLIEAFGDPNESTAAFEAISPIHHVDKIKIPIFVIHGKEDRNVSIRQSKKLKSELKKEGVVFETHFVGDEGHNIFEHKKRMKTYEQILAFLDKYMREPR; the protein is encoded by the coding sequence ATGAAAAGATCGCTCTTCACGTTCTTCTGCTTCGCCATGTCCCTTGGCCTGATGCTGCCTGCCCTTTCAGCGAAAAAGCAACGCAAGATCGAAAAGGGCAACAGCATGGAAAACCTTTTCCGTCCCCCACTCATTCGAAGCATGAGCATGTCTCCAGACGGCAAATACGCCGCTGGCATCGGCCCAATCGGAGGAGTGGACCAAGAAAAGGGACTCATCATCTACGACCTGGATGCCATTAAAATCGAGCGTTCATTCAAGTGGTCAGAAAGCTTCGAAATCTACCAACACGGGTGGCTCGATAACGACTCGCTCTGGTTTAAGGTAGCTACCGTCGGAAGATATATCAACGGTCTCTACCGCTACGATATAGACAAGGGAACCGCTAGCCCCCTGTTCGGGAACGACGCAGTCGTATCCATACTGGACCCCAACGAAGAAACAAGCGACCCCGCCTGGGCTTGGGTACAGGCTTCCGGCAGCATGAAGCCAACCCTTGTGAAGCTGAACAAGAACGGCTACACCACCGCCAGTACACGCGTGGCGGACAACCCCCTAATTCTTGAAAGAATCCCCGAGCCCACCGGCGATATCTACCGTTGGTATATCGACCACGCCCACCAAGCGCGCGGATTGCTCAGGTACCACGAGGACAAGCTTCAATTTTCATTCCTTGGCAACAGCAATAACTCGTGGTCGAGTCTGGACCTCGATCCCGAAGACTGGTCCATCGAACTCTTCCACCACGAAAACAACAAGATCTACATTTCTGGCTACAACGGAGAGGAAACCAAGGGCCTCTACCTCTACGATCTTGAGACAAAGCAGATCAGCGAACCCATTTTCAGAGACCCCTACTACGACTTCTCCGAGACGGCGCGTTACCTGACCTTCAACGACCAATTGCTCGGTATCACCTACACCAAAGCGACCCCCACGACCGTTTGGCTCGCCGAAGAGATGCTGGGAATCCAAAACATGCTCGATTCAGCAATTCCAAATCGAGCAAATATCATCTACGACTGGGACACCAAGCTCCAACGGCTCCTGGTGTATTCGTTTTCCGATACAGTTCCACCCGAGTATCTATTGCTCGACCTGAAGGAGAAAGCCATTCGCGACATAAGCAAGTCTGCCCCATGGCTGTCCCCCGACCGTCTCTCGCGTACCGAGATCTTCCATTTTAAGACGAGCGACGGCCTACGCCTAGAAGGCTACCTAAACCGGCCGACCTCAGGCAAAGCGCCCTATCCAACCGTGGCCCTTATCCATGGTGGGCCGTGGGCGCGCGATTTCGCGACATTCGACGAAGAGGCGCAATTCCTGGCTACCCAAGGTTACGCGGTGCTAAAAATCAATTACCGCGGCTCAACCGGATACGGAAAAAGCATCTCCCATGACCCTGAATACGACTTCGCCGCCATGAATCGCGATATCGCCGAAGCGGTTCGCACCGCCATAAACGGTGGTATCGCGGATCCAGATAGGGTCGCGATCATGGGGGCCAGCTTCGGCGGCTACGCGGCGATCTCCGGCGCCGCCTTCGAACCCGATCTCTATCGCTGCGCCATCACAAACATGGGCGTATTCGACTGGGAAGAAATGACGAAATCCCGCAAACGCCAACGAAGCCGGTATTCGCACAAGCGCTTGATAGAAGCATTCGGCGATCCCAACGAATCCACTGCGGCGTTCGAGGCGATCTCGCCCATTCACCACGTGGACAAGATAAAGATCCCCATTTTTGTGATACACGGAAAAGAGGACCGTAACGTATCGATCCGCCAGTCAAAAAAGCTGAAGAGCGAACTCAAAAAAGAGGGAGTCGTTTTCGAGACGCACTTCGTTGGCGACGAGGGACACAACATTTTCGAGCACAAAAAAAGAATGAAGACCTACGAGCAGATCCTCGCTTTCCTCGACAAGTACATGAGAGAGCCAAGATAG
- the hemG gene encoding protoporphyrinogen oxidase — MQDAIILGGGISGLTAAYLAQQGGLDISVIEKASHPGGPITSCQKDGYLFERGPNSLLLPAPWVESFIAELGLQDQLQETNPVANKRYIVKKGRPVAVPTSPLQAVTTPLFSIKGKLGFLLEPFRKQISERAGRTETVASFVQRRMGRDFLDYAIDPFVSGVYAGDPHKLILEQAFPIMRGFEREGGSIIRGAIKHKKRQKREGTAYKKRSISFREGLGVLPKTIGRKLGNRLWLNSEAVAVNRVDEAWQVTWKRDGENFEGFAKNLIVCLPSYAIKRIAWSKGISEPLKASPNLEYPPVHSLALGFRREQIAHPLDGFGVLVPSKESPTILGALFSSSLYEGRAPQGHCLLTVMMGGIRHPEFASLSPEKLLPIALSDLRSLVGLEGEPSFYHCSSWPRAIPQYTRDFAPWKETLHSLEDEYPGLHFGGNCVDGIAMGASILSGKRLAETVS; from the coding sequence ATGCAAGACGCGATCATACTTGGAGGCGGCATCAGCGGACTGACCGCTGCCTACCTTGCCCAGCAAGGCGGCCTCGACATATCGGTCATCGAAAAAGCTTCGCACCCCGGCGGACCGATCACTTCTTGCCAAAAAGATGGCTACCTCTTCGAACGCGGACCTAATTCCCTGCTCCTTCCAGCCCCCTGGGTGGAGAGCTTCATAGCCGAATTAGGCCTGCAAGACCAGCTGCAGGAGACCAATCCAGTCGCCAACAAACGCTACATCGTAAAGAAAGGACGGCCCGTAGCCGTACCCACTTCCCCACTACAGGCGGTCACCACTCCGCTCTTTTCCATAAAGGGAAAGCTTGGGTTTCTGCTGGAACCCTTCCGCAAGCAAATTTCAGAGCGGGCCGGAAGAACCGAAACCGTAGCCAGCTTCGTGCAGCGTCGCATGGGGAGAGATTTCCTCGACTACGCGATCGACCCCTTCGTCAGCGGCGTATACGCAGGAGACCCTCACAAGCTCATACTCGAACAGGCCTTTCCCATCATGAGGGGCTTCGAACGAGAGGGAGGCTCCATCATCCGCGGAGCGATCAAGCACAAGAAGCGACAAAAGCGGGAAGGCACCGCCTACAAGAAACGCTCCATCAGCTTTCGGGAAGGCCTCGGCGTCCTGCCAAAAACCATTGGCCGTAAACTGGGCAATCGGCTCTGGCTCAACTCCGAAGCAGTCGCCGTCAATCGCGTCGACGAAGCCTGGCAAGTCACCTGGAAACGAGACGGGGAGAACTTCGAGGGCTTCGCCAAGAACCTCATCGTCTGCCTACCCTCCTACGCTATCAAGCGAATCGCCTGGAGCAAAGGGATCTCCGAACCGCTCAAGGCGTCCCCAAATCTCGAATACCCGCCCGTACATAGCCTAGCCTTGGGATTTCGGCGCGAACAGATCGCTCATCCCCTGGATGGATTCGGAGTCCTCGTACCCAGCAAGGAGTCGCCCACCATCCTCGGAGCCCTTTTTAGCTCCTCTCTCTACGAGGGTCGAGCCCCCCAAGGGCATTGCCTGTTAACCGTGATGATGGGCGGGATCCGCCACCCTGAGTTCGCCTCCCTCTCCCCTGAAAAGCTCCTGCCAATCGCCCTCAGCGACCTACGATCGCTTGTCGGCCTCGAAGGCGAACCGAGCTTCTACCATTGCAGTTCTTGGCCGCGGGCCATTCCGCAGTACACCCGCGATTTCGCCCCCTGGAAGGAAACGCTGCATAGCCTAGAGGACGAGTACCCAGGGCTTCATTTCGGCGGCAACTGCGTCGACGGCATCGCCATGGGAGCGTCCATCCTCAGCGGAAAACGGTTGGCAGAAACGGTTTCTTGA
- the hemE gene encoding uroporphyrinogen decarboxylase, producing MNSKERFLAALDCQPLDRPPIWVMRQAGRYLPEYRALKEKYSFLELAQTPELALEVTLQPLRRFPLDAAILFSDILVIPEAMGQGYHFREQGGIGMDYTLESRAQIENLTSNAIEEKLNYVAQALKLIDSELNGSKMLLGFGGSPWTLATYMLEGGSSKDFAKVKALFYEDRNAFELLMEKISDALIAYFRMQKAAGADAIQIFDSWGGIISGEDYEAASLKWIRKIIDAVREEVPMIIYAKGTTPQLRRQAACEPKAIAVDWTIPIEEAAAQIPSDVAIQGNLDPVLLDTKPQIVRNSATRILEAMKNRPGHIFNLGHGIHPTARIENMETLVDTVVNWSND from the coding sequence ATGAATTCAAAAGAACGCTTCCTCGCTGCTCTCGACTGTCAACCGCTCGATCGCCCTCCCATCTGGGTCATGCGCCAAGCCGGCCGCTACCTGCCCGAATACCGCGCCCTGAAAGAGAAGTACTCCTTCCTCGAGCTGGCCCAAACGCCGGAACTCGCCTTGGAAGTGACCCTGCAGCCGCTACGCCGCTTCCCCCTCGACGCCGCCATCCTCTTCTCCGACATCCTCGTCATCCCCGAGGCCATGGGTCAAGGCTACCATTTCCGCGAGCAAGGCGGTATCGGCATGGACTACACCTTGGAGAGCCGCGCCCAAATCGAGAACCTCACCAGCAACGCCATCGAAGAAAAGCTCAACTACGTTGCCCAAGCCCTCAAGCTCATCGACTCCGAACTCAACGGCTCCAAGATGCTGCTCGGCTTCGGAGGATCGCCTTGGACCCTCGCCACCTATATGCTCGAAGGCGGAAGCTCAAAAGATTTCGCCAAGGTGAAAGCTCTTTTCTACGAGGACCGAAACGCCTTCGAACTCCTCATGGAAAAAATTTCCGACGCCCTTATCGCCTACTTCCGCATGCAGAAAGCGGCGGGCGCCGACGCCATTCAGATCTTCGATTCCTGGGGCGGAATCATCTCCGGCGAGGACTACGAAGCCGCATCCCTGAAGTGGATACGCAAGATAATCGACGCCGTACGCGAAGAGGTCCCCATGATCATCTACGCCAAAGGCACCACCCCGCAACTCCGACGCCAAGCAGCCTGCGAGCCAAAGGCCATAGCAGTCGACTGGACCATTCCTATCGAGGAAGCTGCCGCCCAAATCCCTTCCGACGTCGCCATCCAAGGGAACCTCGATCCCGTTCTGCTCGATACCAAACCTCAGATCGTACGAAACAGCGCCACGCGTATCCTCGAAGCCATGAAAAACCGCCCCGGCCACATCTTCAACCTCGGTCACGGAATCCACCCCACCGCCCGCATCGAAAACATGGAGACTTTAGTCGACACCGTCGTCAACTGGTCCAACGATTGA
- the hemF gene encoding oxygen-dependent coproporphyrinogen oxidase: MERDKLEQAKTFLLDYQSRLCSRLEELEAASTPFLSDSWKRAEGGGGISRVLENGQTFEKAGVNFSHVMGDKLPPSATANRPQLAGRPFHATGVSIVIHPRNPYVPTSHANVRVFIAPAQNQDEKDIWWVGGGFDLTPYYGFEEDCVSWHQHARAACEPFGKHLYPKFKKWCDEYFFLKHRNEPRGIGGLFFDDFDEGGFENALGLIKSVAEHFMEAYSEIVTRRLNTPYAERERKFQLYRRGRYVEFNLVWDRGTHFGLQSNGRTESILMSLPPVVEWKYDYRPEANSPEAELYDTFLKPTDWLKATD; this comes from the coding sequence GTGGAACGAGATAAACTCGAACAAGCTAAAACTTTCCTCCTCGACTACCAATCCCGACTTTGCTCACGCCTGGAGGAACTCGAGGCCGCTTCAACCCCCTTTCTGAGTGACAGCTGGAAAAGAGCCGAGGGAGGAGGAGGCATTTCCAGAGTCCTCGAAAACGGCCAAACCTTCGAGAAGGCCGGCGTCAACTTCTCCCACGTGATGGGCGACAAGCTCCCCCCATCCGCCACCGCCAACCGACCCCAGCTCGCCGGACGACCCTTCCACGCAACTGGCGTGTCCATCGTAATCCATCCACGCAACCCCTACGTCCCCACCTCCCACGCCAACGTACGCGTTTTCATCGCCCCCGCCCAAAACCAAGACGAGAAGGATATCTGGTGGGTCGGAGGCGGCTTCGACCTCACGCCCTACTACGGATTCGAGGAAGACTGCGTATCCTGGCACCAGCACGCCCGCGCAGCCTGCGAGCCCTTCGGCAAGCACCTGTATCCAAAATTCAAGAAATGGTGCGATGAGTACTTCTTCCTCAAGCATCGCAACGAACCCCGAGGCATCGGCGGGCTCTTCTTCGACGACTTCGACGAAGGAGGATTCGAAAACGCCCTCGGACTAATCAAAAGCGTGGCAGAACACTTCATGGAGGCCTACTCCGAAATCGTGACCCGCCGCTTAAACACGCCCTACGCAGAACGCGAAAGAAAGTTCCAGCTGTATCGACGCGGGCGATACGTAGAGTTCAACTTGGTTTGGGACCGTGGAACCCACTTCGGCCTGCAAAGCAACGGACGCACCGAATCCATTCTCATGTCCCTGCCGCCGGTCGTGGAGTGGAAATACGACTACCGGCCAGAAGCGAACAGCCCCGAAGCCGAACTCTACGACACCTTCCTGAAACCCACCGACTGGTTGAAAGCTACAGACTGA
- a CDS encoding response regulator transcription factor, producing the protein MPTKPKPLVLIVEDETELANVISEHLEAAGMQTQVCNRCALAMRFLKHNFANILLLDLTLPDQNGFAFLEDLKREDINIPTIFLTGNDSEISKVKGLELGADDYVTKPFSAPELVARIHAVLRRAEVAHDFNVTKNVRLTDAPFEFNTASVNPTSMEVTFPDGEIVNIGRKEIGILSYLHENPETIITRKNLIHSVWGIHADIRSRSLDQYIVKIRDLFKRKNAPLDNLKTIHGIGYQYEPLVKSSDTN; encoded by the coding sequence ATGCCTACCAAACCCAAACCGCTTGTGCTCATCGTCGAAGACGAAACCGAGCTCGCGAACGTGATTTCGGAACACCTCGAAGCGGCAGGCATGCAAACCCAGGTTTGCAATCGCTGCGCCCTCGCAATGCGCTTCCTCAAGCACAACTTCGCGAACATCCTGCTCCTCGACCTCACCCTGCCCGACCAAAACGGTTTCGCCTTCCTCGAGGATTTGAAGCGCGAAGATATCAATATCCCCACCATCTTCCTCACCGGCAACGACTCGGAAATTTCCAAAGTGAAAGGACTGGAGCTCGGAGCTGACGACTACGTCACCAAGCCTTTCTCCGCCCCCGAACTGGTGGCCCGCATCCACGCGGTGCTGAGACGCGCCGAGGTCGCGCACGACTTCAACGTAACCAAAAACGTGCGTCTCACGGACGCGCCCTTCGAGTTCAACACCGCTTCCGTCAACCCGACCAGCATGGAAGTGACCTTTCCGGACGGCGAAATCGTAAACATTGGCCGCAAGGAGATCGGCATCCTCTCCTACCTGCACGAAAACCCGGAGACCATCATCACCCGCAAGAACCTGATCCACTCCGTCTGGGGCATTCATGCCGACATCCGCAGCCGCTCCTTGGACCAGTACATCGTGAAGATCCGCGACCTCTTCAAACGCAAGAACGCGCCCCTGGACAACCTCAAGACCATTCACGGAATCGGCTACCAGTACGAACCGCTCGTCAAGTCGTCGGACACCAACTGA